agataaccaaaattgcacacaaattaggcctcactgttGACTTGTATaaccaacataacattccatctcctgtgctttgatttatgaaggtcaatgtaccaaaagctttctttacaaccctgtctaccagtGCCAccgctttcaatgaattataggcCTATATTCCCAGATTCTTTTGTTTTACCACTCTCCTTGGTGTACTGCCGTTCACTGTATAggacctatcctggttggtcttACCGaggagtgcaacacctcatacttgcctGCGTTAAATTTGatctgccaattttcagcccatttttttttctaggtagtccagatcccactgcaagctctgatagtggTCTGCTCTGTGCACTACActctcaatcttggtgtcatccacaaatttgctgatccagttaaccacattatcatccagatcattgatatagatgacaaacaacaatggacccagctccaatccctgcagcagtcccaatagtcacaggcctccattaagagaggcaaccatctactactgctctctggcttctcccacaaagccaatgatgAATTCAATTTACTATCTTGTcttgaatgccgagtgactgaaccttcttgaccaatgtCCCTtgcaggaccttatcaaatgccttgctaaagtccatgtagaccacatccattgctttgccttcatccactttcctggtaacttccttgaaaaaccctATAAGATTGCTTAGACATGACgtaccatgcacaaagtcatgctgactatccctaatcagttcgtgtctatccaagtactcatATCCGATGCCTTAGAACACATCTCAATAACTTTCCGCAATAACCATTTGCAGTAATCCTACATAAATCCTACAttttatcctctccacatttccAGTAACatcatccccacccccccccccccaacattctgTCATTCATTTACACATAAGGGATAACttgcagtggccaattaacttgcCAAACCATAGGTCAATGGATTGTAGGAGGAAACTTGAGCACTTGGAGGGAATATATGTGCTATTGCACCTTCACAAAAACAGATTGAATCTAGACTGTTACTAACTGTATCACTGCTACACATTTAGGCATAGACTGATATATGACAAGTTGTGAGATTTGCATCAGAGAAATGCCCTAAGAGTGACCATTTCCAATAAGAGAATCCTCTGTATAACACTCACTGTTGAAATTCAATGTCATTAATATTGCTAACTGTCAACATCCTGGCAGTCACAGTTAACCAAAAACTCGGTTGAGCCAGTGACACAATTGCTGCAACTACAAAAGTAGATGGGAGGTTGCATGTCCTCTATTTCCCAATATTTAAAAACCTTTCCACCTTTTTTAAGTCCCATTCAGAGCATAATGCTATAACCTCTTTCTGCCTGGACGATTGCAGCTTCAATAACTGAACACTTATTCaagaaaaaaaacacccagtcaaTTGGCTTCACATCCTCCAGCTTAACCATTCATTCCCTATTCCACTGGAAAACTGAGACTGCAGTGTGTagcatgcataaaaggcactCATTACTTTCCCTGGCCAATCCAGCATTTCCTTCcaacgtcctgatgaagggtctcggcctgaaacattgaccatacacttttccatagatgctgcctggcctgctgaattcctccagcattttgtgtgatttccTTCTTAAAGTCTGCCATGAAGATACTAGGTATATGGAAAAAGCATCACATTACATACAGCCCCAAGTTACACAGCACCCTAATTTGGAAAATTTTGAGTATAGATTTATGAGCATAGTCCAGCTGTCTTCAGCcacctcagaaagtagagatgttgctgAACTTTTCTGATTGTGTAGGCTGTGTTCTGGGGCCTTGAggggttgtgtgagatgtgcactatTGCTTTTGGAGCAGTTAAATTCTTCAGTCCTGgcggagggtctcagcccagaacgttaactgctcgtttccacggatgctgcccgacctgctgagttcttccagcttgttATACATGTAAATTCAAGATGAGCATGAGGGGCACAGATATTTAGAACTGTAGAGTTGAAGACTTGtgtttcagattcagaatcacgattaatatcaccagcatgttgtgaaatttgttatctttatggcagcagtacaatgaaatggaTGATGGATAAATGTAGAGAAAAAGCTGAATTATAGTCAGTATATATCTATTAAAtacttaagttaaaataagtattgcaaaaaaaatGAGTAAAAaaggtagtgagatagtgttcatgggcccatttagaaattgaatggcagaggagaagaagctgttcctgaatcactgactgtgcctttgagcttttgtacctccttcccgacggtaacaaTGAGGCTGAGTGGTGGAGAGTGGCAAGATCCTGGATTAGAAAAGAATGTTTTATTACTAGTGGGAATACTGCCAAAAATTTAAAGGAGCGTGGAAGTTGATCTCTCAGGAGAAATGGATTATGAATTTGATCTATGTTCTACATAATAGGGTGCTGGCTCTTTTAGAAAAAGTAATTAAAATTTGAAAGGCTTATTTTACTTCTGAGGTGTTTGGGGCTTTGTTAATGGCAAACAAAACCTTTGTTCTTCAACTTAATTGTATATCACTGcatgtactttttttaaggaactTTATGTTCTGCCAGAAGCACATTCATGCTTCTAAATATTTACTTGGAGTGGATTTCTGAAGATAATGTTGATTTTATGGTGAGCACAGTTTGACCTATGAAAAAACTGGAGAGTATAATGTTATCCTGACTACTTCTGAATCTTGATAATCTTCTGGAGTTGACCTCGTATGGTTTTGCTGAATGTCAAGAGATGTAGTGTATCATATACACCTGATGTGTGCTACTAGATGCAAAGGATTCACATAAactaagtacagtggattctagttTCTTGGGACGCATCGGGACcagcacattttggcccaattaagtggttgctcaaattagccaaagtttcatggaaatagtttttaaaaaaaggtataaGAAAGATAAACTACCATTTACCTGTGTACAAATTATGtagttaaataaaatacagaacaaattagaacactaccaatgctaCTACAATACTAGTTCCTGATAGTTATCAGTGGAGGCATTCAGTCAGTGTGTATGAGGTGTCCATGGAATGGTGGCAGCCCTAGTGAATGTGCTTGTCATGTCCTTTCTGGGGCATATCACTCACCTTTTGGtctccactggacactcagctctcacctatgGCTCCTAGCTGTTTGCATGTTTgcacatgctagtcagagtagaaataggatatttcagatgaatacgtggcttgaaaaatggtgcaagggggagggattcaaatttctggggcattggaaccagttctgggggaggtgggaccggtataaacaggacgggctgcacctgggctggactggaaccaatgtcctagggggagcgtttgttactgctgttcaggaggctttaaactaatgtggcaggaggatgggaaccagtgcagagaaacagaggggtgtaaaataagggtagaagcaaaaagtagtaaggtgaaaagtagaagtggcaggcaggcaaatccagggcaaaaagcaaaaagagccacttttcaacataattgtataagggcttaagagtgttgtaaaaacaagcctgaaggctttgtgtgtcaatgtgaggagcattcgtaacaaggtggatgaattgaatgtgcagatagttattaatgaatatgatatagttgggatcacagagacatggctccagggtgaccaaggatgggagctcaacatccagggatatttaatattcaggagggatagacaggaaagaaaaggaggtggggtagctttGCTGGTTAgggaggagattaacgcaatagaatggaaggacattagcctggaggatgtggaatcgatatgggtagagctgtatAACACTatggggcagaaaacgctggtgggagttgtgtacaggccacctaacagtagtagtgaggttggggatggcattaaacaggaaattagaaatgtgtgcaataaaggaacagtagttacaatgggtgacttcaatctacatatagattgagtgaaccaaattggtaagggtgctgaggaagaggatttcttggaatgtatgtgggatggttttctgaaccaacatgtcgaggaaccaactagagagcaggccattctagattgggtattgaacaatgaggaagggttagttagcaatcttgtgatgtgaggccccttgggtaagagtgagcATAATATGGTGgagttcttcattaagatggagagtgacatagttaattcagaaacaaaggttctgaacttaaagaagggtaactttgaaggtatgagacgtgaattagctaagatagactggcaaatgatacttaaagggttgacgatggatatgcaatggcaagcatttaaagatcgcatggatgaactacaacaattgttcatcccagtttggcaaaagaataaaccagggaaggtagtgcacccgtggctgacaagggaaattagggatagtatcaagtccaaagaagaaacatataaattagcaaaaaaaaagggggcacacctgaggactgggagaaattcagagaccagcagagggggacaaagggcttaatgaggaaagggaaaaaagattatgagagaaagctggcagggaacataaaaactgactgtaaaagcttttatagatacgtgaaaagaaaaagattggtcaagacaaatgtaggtcctttacagtcagaaacaggtgaattgatcatagggaacaaagacatggcagaccaattgaataactactttggttctgtctccactaaggaggacataaataatcttctgaaaatagtaagggaccgagggtctagtgagatggaggaactgaactgagggaaatacatgttagtagggaaatacttgttagtagggaagtggtgttaggtaaattgaaggcattaaaggcagataaatccccagggccagatggtctgcatcccagagtgcttaaggaagtagcccaagatatagtggatgcattagtgataatttttcaaaactccttagattctggattagttcctgaggattggagggtggctaatgtaaccccactttttaaaaaaggagggagagagaaaccggggaattatagaccggttagtctgacatcggtggtggggaaaatgctagagtgggttatcaaagatgtgataacagcacttttggaaagaggtgaaatcatcggacaaagtcagcatggatttgtgaaagcaaaatcatgtctgatgaatcttatagaattttttcttttctttctttctttttcaatctttttattaaatttcatatataaaaaaaataacacaaaataatgaatagattacagattcaatagacttgagattacattagtaataggataataatatcctattaaaacatccatcaacaaaaggtacataaatcaatcaagtctatataaatatatatgaaaaacaaaaataatcgtcgaaaaaagaaaaaaaaattgaaattatatatgagaaaaaatatataatgaaaaaaaatactaaactaaaactaacatgggcaataatagcactttataaatatataaaggtgtcaagaaaaactccagaactccatacctgaacaagtataagtagagaaaaggatctgaaataagccaaattaattcatatgaaagtgtcgaataaatggtccccaggtttcttcaaatttaattgaagaatcaaagatagtgcttctgattttttccaaactcagataagaaatagtttgggagaaccactgaaatgtagtaggaggatttacttctttccagttttgtaatatagaccttctggcaattaatgttacaaaagcaatcattcgtctgattgaaggggaaagctgattgccatcttcatttggtataccgaaaattgcagtaataaaatggggttgtaaatcgatattccatactgaggaaatgacatcaaaaatgtccttccaatagttatgtaaagtgggacatgtccaaaacatgtgagtcaatgaagccacttctaagtgacatctgtcacattgaggattaatatgcgaataaaatcgggcaagtttatctttagacatataagctctatgtacaattttaaattgtattaaagcatgtttagcacaaatagaggaggaattaaccatttgtaaaattttttcccatttatctgttgatatattacatcgaagttctttttcccattcttgtctaattctatccgatatttctggctgtatcttcataatcatgttataaataaaagctactaatcccttctgacaaggattaaaagtaaaaatcaaatctgaaaaatccgatggagttgaattaggaaaagatggaagaattttatgtaagaaatttctaatttgtaagtatctaaaaaaattagatttaggtaattcaaatttgttggatagttgatcaaaagacatcaaagtaccttcaaaaaaaagatcacgaaaacattttatacctttccttttccatatactaaaagcttgatctgtcaatgaaggtttgaaaaaaaaattacataaaatagggctgtccagagcaaagtttttcagattaaagaatttgcgaaattgaaaccaaattcgtagtgtatgtttaacaacagggttagatatctgtttattgaatttggctaaatcaataggaagaaaagaaccaagaacggaaaatatagaatatcccttaacctcactacattccaaatttacccactgtgggcacacaggtgaatccaaatctagtttccagtacattaggttacgaatattattcgcccaataataaaatctaaagttaggtaaagctagaccaccatcttttttagacttttgtaattgccttttgcttaacctaggatttttattttgccaaacaaatgaggaaatctttgaatcaatattatcaaaaaaagatttaggaataaaaattggtaaagcttggaataaatataaaaatttcggtaaaatcatcattttaatagcattaatccgaccaactaatgataaaaataagggagaccatctagtagtaagttgctgaatttgatgaagcataggtaaaaaattcagtccaaataaatctttatatttcttggtgatttttatacctaaatagataaagttatcagtaacaactttaaatggcatcctatcactcaataaagtttgcgcgtttaaagggaataactcactcttatctaagtttaacttataaccagaaaaactaccaaattgagccaacaaggataaaatagcaggaatagacctactaggattagaaatatataacaacaaatcatcagcataaagcgataatttgtataacttctcattacgggtaataccaaaaatattaggagactcacgaatagcaatagctaaaggttctaatgcaatattaaataataaaggacttaaaggacaaccttgtctcgtaccacgagataattgaaaaaaagaggatctataattatttgtaagaacagaagcaacaggtttataatatattaatttaatccatgatataaaattaggactaaaattaaagtttctcaatgcattaaataaatatgtccattcaactctatcaaaggctttttcagcatctaatgagataacacattctggggttgtaggtgatgaagtataaattatgttaatcaattttctaatattaaaaaaggaatatcgattcctaataaaaccagtttgatcttctgaaataatctgtggtaataccttttctaatctaatggctaaaatttttgtaagaatcttagagtctacatttaataatgatatagggcgataagatgcacataaggtaggatctttatcttttttaagaattaaagagatagtagcttcataaaacgattgaggtaatctcttcttaacaaacgcatcattaaagatttcacatagccaaggagaaagcaataaagaaaaagtttttaaaaattctacaataaaaccatcaggaccaggagctttccctgaattcattgatgagatagcctctcttatttcatccatagaaataggagcatcaagcaagctacaatcttcatctatcagtttagaaatattcaaattattaaaaaaattatccatcgtaaaccggtcaccgtcaaattctgattgatataaagatttataaaaatcttgaaaagtgttattaatttctttataatcagtagttaaattaccgtcttgtttacgaattttaataatttgtcgcttagtcgaaatagcttttaattgattagctaacaatttaccagttcgatcactatgaatataaaattgagccctagtcttaattaattgattctcaattgaagaagataataataaactatgttccatttgaagctcaactctcttcttataaagttctttggtaggagtaacggaataaatcttatcaatttctttaattttatccaccaataaagctatatctgaatatctttgttttcttttaccagcggaatatgaaataatttgtccacgaataaaagccttgaaagagtcccaaagtattcctttatcaatctcttcattatagtttgttgaaaaaaataagtcaatttgttgttttatgaaggtaataaattctggatcttgaagtaaagtagcattaagtctccaagatctagtattgatagaagaatccgaaatcttgatagataacttcaaaggcgcatgatccgaaatagcaatagaatcgtatttacaatcaataacatctgttaataaacgatgatcaataagaaagtaatcaattctagaataactatgatatacatgtgaaaaaaatgaaaattctttacctttaggattcaaaaaccaccatatttcagtaattccagaatcaaccataaaagaattaataagtaaagctgatctattcggaagagttcgaataggtttagatctatccatcgaaggattcaaacaacaattaaagtctccacccataatcaacatatattcattcaaattaggaagagaagtaaataaacgtttaaaaaattcaggacaatcaaagtttggagcataaatattaactaaaacaactttccgattaaaaagtgaaccagttatcaacaaaaatctaccctgtggatcagaaataatttcataatgtgtaaacgaaattgaggcgtctataaaaatagacacacccctaattttagcggtacaatttgagtgaaattgttgacctttccagaacctaaaaaaacgttgattatcctccctcctaatgtgggtctcctgtgcaaaaataatattagcgttcaatctatggaatactttaaatatttttttacgtttaatcggatgatttaaaccattagtattccacgagataaagttaatagatttatccatcataccaatattaattgtgtgtatcataaaaggttaaaaagacacataacccacaatttaggaagaaggaaaattgattcaggagcaaccggagatcctgacacctcaacaatattaacaatttaaagtcagcccataaactaaaagcaaaaaaataaaaagcaaaagcatgaaaaaagatccctcccccctccccccaccctttgaaaaaaagccaagcggcaggcgcataaactaatactaatattacccccatttcaagatggcagctccataagaaaattttttaagaaaaaactatataacaccccaattaaaatatagagttgcaaaaaaaaaaaaatatatatatatatatatatatatatatatatatatatatatatatatatatatatatatatatatatatacacatacacatacacacccatatcagacaaatcaaaaaaaaaactaaaatagtaaaaccagaaagatcattaataaaaaaaaaatgcacattaaagtttaaaaatgtgatacacctttaaaaaagaaattccatattcagatacaaagatgacgtttcacaagccaagacttatgggaagaagaaacgacattttgagaaagccatattacaaaatatgaatataaattcagcaatctaataagaaaatatagtaaaaaagttatcaaaatagaatatttttataaaaaaaaagatttaatagacactacaacatatttaaaaaaaaactaaagaaaaagaattcaaaacctttgttccatttctaaatacaggcaagcaaataaacgcttataaaaagtaaagacttatgggaagaagaaacgacattttgaaaaaaaataattcattattacaaaatacaaacgtatataaaaaaaggatattataaaaattaaaacagcatctataagcaataataatagtagtaaaaaaaaaagacccagacccatagttcaaaataagaagttataacccaacttccagggttaaaacttaaaatgaaataacatcctctctccaaaaaaaaatcttcaatgtaactcatagttcaagttgcactagaggatcgatattcttcaacaaatttcttcgcttcttcaggagtgataaaaaagtgtagactgttgtcgggcagcaccattctaagtttcgctggatacattaaagcttgtttaaaaccaaacgaatgaatctctgccatcactggtttaaaagcgatcctggctttcataacttcatacgaatagtcttcaactattcgaaatgaataatttctgtaggagatcataccttttttacgagctaatcgaattagaagctctttctcacgaggataatgaaggcgaacaatcaccgctcgtggtttatcagacacagacgaaagcctcgcaactctatgagcgcggtcaataacaggttcatttttcaaaccttcaccaccgaaaatttcccacagtaatttagagaaaaattcagttaaatcaccggactcaactttttcgggaattccgatgatgcgcaaattctgtctgcgagaacgattttcaagatcagtaattttaaacttgtactgatctaaagttttagcagtcgactctatcttcttctctaacacttcaattgtacgtgctttttcacaaattgattgttcaagagtcgtgatcttatttccatgctgttgaacctctaacgcctgcgactgaaacttagtttcaagcgatttaacaactccttcaagatcggatattttcgaagtaatcctcctttcaaaacttaacagtttactgtccaatttaccttctagtctgccttccagagccgcaaatttagcatccagtttattgtccaatttactttccatagccgcaaatttaacatccagtttagtgtccaaaagaccaacaattgcgtcgatggatacaggatccttagccgatttcttacttgtagccattttaggtttgacaagattagatcaactattattttaggaaaaaagggtcaatcaaaggtagcaactcatatgattaagttcgaaaaggtctaattaaagggtgattatagttaaaaaaataaagagcgcctaaaagacAGATGCTTacgccgccatcttgaaactccacccccccagaattttttgaagatgtaactagtagagtggataggggagagccagtggatgtggcatatttagattttcaaaaggcttttgacaaggtcccacacaggagattagtgtgcaaacttaaagcacatggtattgggggtatggtattgatgcggatagagaattggttggcagacaggaagcaaagagtgggagtaaacgggaccttttcagaatggcaggcagtgagtagtggggtaccgcaaggctcagtactgggagcccagttgtttacaatatatattaatgatttagacaggggacttaaatgcagcatctccaagtttgcggatgacacgaagctgggcggtggtatgctaagaggatgcagggtgacttggataggttaggtgagtgggcaaattcatggcagatgcaatttaatgtggataaatgtgaggttatccattttggtggcaagaacaggaaaactgattattatctgaacagtggccgattaggaaaaggggagatgcagtgagacctgggtgtcattgtacaccagtcattgaaggtgggcatgcaggtacagcaggcagtgaaaaaggcaaatggtatgttgtcattcatagcaaaaggatttgattacaggagcagggaggttctactgcagttgtacaaggctttggtgagacggcacctagaatattgtgtgcagttttggtcccctaatctgaggaaagacattcttgccatagagggagtacagagaaggttcaccagattgattcctggaatggcaggactctcatatgaagaaagactggatcgactaggcttatttATActcatggaatttagaagattgatggggggaatctcattgaaacatataaaattctaaagggattggacaggctagatgcaggaagattgtttccgatgttggggaagtccagaacaaggggtcacagtttaaggataaaggggaagccttttaggaccgagatgaggaaaaacttcttcacacaaagagtggtgaatctttggaattctctgccacaggaaacagttgaggccagttcatgggctatatttaagaggaagttagatatggcccttgtggctaaagggatcaggggtatggagagaaagcaggtacagggttctgagttggatgatcagccatgatcatattgattggcggtgcaggctcgaagggccgaagggcctactcctgcacctattttctatgtttctatgaaagcaAATAACATTTTGGCAGTCAAGCTGAACTATGAGAGGGTAGCCAGCGGGCTTCATACCCCAGtgaaatagggacatgcctgcgctagcatgtgaagtcagttcTGGTGGACTGAGTGGatgaggtcaacagtgagatccaacgccTAAGAATTCGGTTCTGCAATATTTTGTGGAAAGAGAATGCCATGATAAGGCACAGAAGTTGTCATGGTTATCCACCGCAACCGAGGAAGATTCCTGTTTCTGGTGACTACTCATACCACTGAACCCAGAATTACCGAATCAAAGAAGTGAAACTGTCCCAGAGCAACAGTTTTTCCacattttaaaaactctcctaCACAGTTTTCACTATCATCATTAGAATGACAGAcagcctgctgtgttcttttgattgactgtaagtgaacaaaattagtgcagacACCTCGATGCAGATAGTAGATtgctttcatacaatgcttttgatgactgcatcctccaaatcttcattttctttgtaatatttaagatgattgttgataccttcaagttctttatagtttctaacttgttgaagtagtgaaattgtttcattttcactcctagctgtccctggcatctccaagcctgaatgcttgaaactgcagcgaGCAGAACAGTTCTAACttgccttactgcttatttctcatcaactatcagtgacaaaaaatcactgctttttgaacacaaacgcaCACAAATGATGCTATTAAAAAACTCTTtgttctaagcatggtgtagtaaACAGCCTCACAAGTTCCCAGGACTGATGTAATTAGAAACTGCTTGGCAACAG
This DNA window, taken from Hypanus sabinus isolate sHypSab1 chromosome 8, sHypSab1.hap1, whole genome shotgun sequence, encodes the following:
- the LOC132398123 gene encoding uncharacterized protein LOC132398123; this translates as MNNCCSSSMRSLNACHCISIVNPLSIICQSILANSRLIPSKLPFFKFRTFVSELTMSLSILMKNSTILCSLLPKGPHITRLLTNPSSLFNTQSRMACSLVGSSTCWFRKPSHIHSKKSSSSAPLPIWFTQSICRLKSPIVTTVPLLHTFLISCLMPSPTSLLLLGGLYTTPTSVFCPIVLYSSTHIDSTSSRLMSFHSIALISSLTSKATPPPFLSCLSLLNIKYPWMLSSHPWSPWSHVSVIPTISYSLITICTFNSSTLLRMLLTLTHKAFRLVFTTLLSPYTIMLKSGSFCFLPWICLPATSTFHLTTFCFYPYFTPLCFSALVPILLPH